A single window of Marinobacter sp. LA51 DNA harbors:
- the secD gene encoding protein translocase subunit SecD produces MLNKYPLWKNLVILVALVIGFIYALPNLFPDDHAIQITGARSSTEVNSTVLDRAVKALESEGIEVKSSSLQDRDALIRLTNGDDQLQARPIVQSALSNDYLVALNMAASTPDWLKSLGAGPMKLGLDLRGGVHFLLEVDMVTAVNQRLEALSSQIKGDLREERIRYRGGDLEGDRQIVLSFRDEEGRSEAFDLIRDQYNQFLMDERTVDGDRQIVLSLSEAEVRSIQEYALEQNLTTIRNRVNELGVAEPLVQRQGADRIIVELPGVQDTAQAKRVLGATANLEFRMEARQDASAGDVEEFSFRDNRQRSARLESDIITTGNNVANAQQAFDENGQPQVNITMDSVGGDQMNRATRNAIGRRMAVLFIEFRTETENRMVDGELTSVDKRVVEKGIISLATVQSALGSSFRITGLDSIPEAAELALLLRAGALAAPMYFVQERTIGPSLGQKNIDAGVMSVALGFGLVLLYMLVYYRGFGLIANVALSLNLMLLIACMSILSATLTLPGIAGIVLTVGMAVDANVLIFERIREELKAGLPPQSAINSGYSRAFVSIFDANITTLLVAVILFAMGSGPVKGFAVTLCLGILTSMFSGLMVSRSIVNFVYGGRKIEKLSIGGKLANV; encoded by the coding sequence ATGCTGAATAAGTATCCGCTTTGGAAAAACCTGGTTATCCTGGTCGCCCTTGTGATCGGGTTTATTTACGCCTTGCCCAATCTTTTCCCCGACGATCACGCCATTCAGATCACTGGCGCCCGCAGCAGTACCGAAGTTAACTCAACCGTTCTGGATCGTGCTGTAAAGGCGCTGGAGTCCGAGGGGATCGAGGTAAAAAGCAGTTCGCTTCAGGATCGGGATGCCCTGATTCGCCTCACCAATGGCGATGACCAACTGCAGGCCCGGCCAATTGTCCAGTCCGCTCTGAGCAACGACTATCTGGTTGCCCTTAACATGGCGGCGTCCACCCCTGACTGGTTGAAGAGTCTTGGCGCTGGCCCGATGAAGCTCGGCCTGGATTTGCGTGGTGGTGTTCACTTCCTGCTTGAAGTCGACATGGTCACGGCGGTTAACCAGCGCCTGGAGGCTTTGTCGAGCCAGATCAAGGGTGATCTGCGTGAAGAGCGCATCCGCTACCGCGGCGGCGATTTGGAAGGTGATCGCCAGATCGTTCTGAGTTTCCGCGATGAAGAAGGTCGCAGCGAAGCGTTTGACCTGATTCGTGACCAGTACAATCAGTTTTTGATGGACGAGCGCACTGTCGATGGTGATCGCCAGATCGTGCTGTCTCTGTCAGAAGCAGAGGTACGTTCCATCCAGGAATATGCCCTGGAGCAAAACCTGACCACTATTCGTAACCGGGTTAACGAGTTGGGTGTTGCGGAGCCGCTGGTTCAGCGTCAGGGTGCTGACCGGATCATCGTTGAATTGCCTGGCGTCCAGGATACAGCCCAGGCCAAGCGGGTACTTGGTGCAACCGCCAATCTGGAGTTCCGCATGGAGGCCCGTCAGGATGCTTCGGCGGGTGACGTCGAAGAATTCAGCTTTCGTGACAATCGCCAGCGTTCGGCCCGCCTTGAGAGTGACATAATTACCACCGGTAACAACGTCGCCAATGCCCAGCAGGCGTTCGATGAGAACGGTCAGCCTCAGGTCAATATCACCATGGATTCCGTGGGCGGCGACCAGATGAATCGCGCCACCCGCAACGCCATTGGTCGTCGGATGGCGGTACTCTTTATCGAGTTCCGCACAGAAACCGAGAATCGCATGGTTGATGGCGAGCTGACGTCTGTCGACAAGCGCGTGGTCGAGAAGGGCATCATCAGCCTGGCTACCGTTCAGTCGGCGCTGGGCAGCAGCTTCCGTATTACCGGTCTGGACTCCATTCCGGAAGCGGCGGAGCTGGCGCTGTTGCTGCGTGCCGGTGCCCTGGCTGCGCCCATGTACTTCGTGCAGGAGCGCACCATTGGGCCAAGCCTTGGGCAGAAGAATATCGATGCCGGGGTAATGTCGGTGGCGCTTGGTTTTGGTCTGGTTCTGCTGTACATGCTGGTCTACTACCGTGGGTTTGGTCTCATCGCCAACGTGGCGTTGTCGCTTAACCTGATGCTGTTGATTGCCTGCATGTCGATCCTGTCGGCCACGCTTACGCTGCCAGGCATTGCCGGTATTGTACTCACGGTTGGTATGGCGGTTGACGCCAACGTCTTGATATTTGAGCGGATACGTGAAGAGCTGAAGGCAGGGCTGCCACCGCAGTCGGCCATTAATTCAGGTTATTCACGGGCATTCGTGTCCATTTTCGATGCCAACATCACCACCTTGCTGGTCGCCGTCATTCTTTTTGCCATGGGCTCCGGTCCGGTCAAAGGCTTTGCAGTGACCCTGTGCCTGGGCATCCTGACGTCGATGTTCTCCGGCCTCATGGTTAGTCGCAGCATCGTGAATTTTGTATATGGCGGTCGCAAGATCGAGAAGTTGTCGATCGGAGGTAAGCTCGCAAATGTCTGA
- the flgL gene encoding flagellar hook-associated protein FlgL yields MIRISSQQIFSGGINRLQELNSNLNSTQQQISTGKRVNTPSDDPVAAARILKLDQELSRVETYQRNVNLAENRLSQEESALESSIDIVQRVRELAVQAGNGALSAEDRRSISSELKERLGQLANVANTRDASGEYIFSGFQGSRQAFVQDAAGSWQYQGDEGQRVLEIDDGVTVPISDHGKGIFVSIPKAITGVEAATNTTGSYISGVELTDADALKSAFGGAVPNDIRLTVNGAGEVVAENPNTIPATVLATNPSPALVGEEFEVAGIRATVSDAAAGDEFTLAINDRQSMFKTIENLISGLDSLGKDSAKSSAQFDTLIADSLSNLDSAQESLVGKQTELGGRMNAVESTRNFLEDSSVYTNEIRSELQDVDYAEAISNLSFQSFVLQAAQQSFAQVSQLSLFDRL; encoded by the coding sequence ATGATCCGAATTTCATCACAACAAATCTTCTCGGGCGGTATCAACCGCCTGCAGGAGCTGAACAGCAACCTGAACAGCACCCAGCAGCAAATCTCTACGGGCAAGCGCGTCAATACCCCATCGGACGATCCGGTGGCCGCTGCCCGCATCTTGAAGCTCGATCAGGAATTGTCCCGGGTTGAGACCTATCAGCGAAATGTGAACCTGGCAGAGAACCGCCTGAGCCAGGAAGAAAGCGCGCTGGAGAGTTCCATAGACATTGTTCAGCGGGTTCGGGAACTGGCGGTTCAGGCTGGTAATGGTGCGCTGTCGGCGGAAGACCGCCGTTCCATTTCTTCTGAACTCAAGGAACGGCTGGGACAGCTGGCGAATGTGGCCAACACCCGGGATGCCTCGGGAGAGTATATCTTCAGCGGATTTCAGGGCTCCCGCCAGGCCTTTGTTCAGGATGCAGCCGGAAGTTGGCAGTACCAGGGCGATGAAGGTCAGCGTGTGCTGGAAATTGATGACGGGGTAACGGTGCCGATCAGTGATCATGGCAAGGGCATTTTTGTCAGTATCCCGAAGGCGATCACCGGTGTTGAGGCGGCAACGAACACTACCGGCTCCTATATCTCCGGGGTTGAACTCACTGATGCGGATGCACTGAAGAGCGCTTTCGGCGGCGCTGTACCCAACGATATCCGGTTAACGGTGAATGGAGCCGGAGAGGTGGTGGCCGAAAACCCGAACACGATTCCGGCGACCGTGCTGGCGACCAACCCTTCACCCGCCTTGGTGGGGGAAGAGTTTGAAGTGGCCGGCATTCGGGCAACCGTGAGCGACGCCGCTGCGGGGGATGAGTTCACTCTGGCCATCAATGACCGGCAGTCAATGTTTAAAACGATCGAGAACCTGATTAGCGGGCTTGATTCATTAGGGAAGGACAGCGCCAAGAGCAGTGCCCAGTTCGATACCCTGATCGCCGATTCGCTCAGCAATCTGGACAGTGCCCAGGAGAGCCTGGTTGGCAAGCAGACCGAGCTGGGTGGCCGGATGAACGCCGTAGAATCCACCAGGAACTTCCTGGAGGACTCATCGGTGTACACCAACGAAATCCGCTCGGAATTGCAGGATGTGGATTACGCCGAAGCCATCAGCAATTTGAGCTTCCAGAGCTTCGTATTGCAGGCGGCACAGCAGTCTTTTGCGCAGGTGTCGCAGCTGTCGTTGTTCGACCGGCTTTAA
- a CDS encoding flagellar basal body P-ring protein FlgI, producing MSLKKFLAVALMLTVCVAPVMADRLKDLARIKGVRNNQLVGYGLVVGLDGTGDKAPFTNQTFRNMMNQFGVTLPEGVNPNLANVAAVTVSATLPPFAKTGQEIDITVSSIGNADSLRGGTLLMTPLKGADNNIYAMAQGSMVVGGFGAQGQDGSRITVNVPSVGRIPNGATIEREVASPFTKGDTITFHLLRPDFTTARRVVEAVNGHLGPDMAYAHDATSISVRAPRDPSQRVSFLSILENINVDPAQDAAKVVINSRTGTIVVGQNVQVSPAAVTHGNLTVTIQENPNVVQPNLLAQGETALEQDSQIAITEEPARMFKFGPAVTLNDIVQAVNQVGAAPGDVMAVLEALKQAGALRAELIVI from the coding sequence ATGAGCCTGAAAAAGTTTCTGGCTGTGGCGTTGATGCTGACGGTTTGTGTCGCACCGGTGATGGCGGATCGTCTCAAGGATCTGGCGCGGATCAAGGGTGTACGGAACAACCAGCTGGTGGGGTATGGCCTGGTGGTTGGTCTAGATGGCACTGGTGACAAGGCTCCGTTTACCAATCAGACCTTCCGAAACATGATGAACCAGTTTGGTGTGACCCTGCCCGAGGGCGTGAACCCAAACTTGGCCAATGTGGCGGCCGTTACCGTGAGCGCGACGCTGCCGCCTTTTGCCAAAACCGGCCAGGAAATTGATATCACTGTGTCCTCCATTGGCAATGCCGACAGCCTTCGCGGCGGCACGCTGCTGATGACGCCGCTAAAAGGCGCTGATAACAATATTTACGCCATGGCCCAGGGCAGCATGGTAGTTGGCGGTTTCGGTGCCCAGGGCCAGGATGGCTCCCGCATCACCGTCAATGTTCCTAGCGTAGGCCGTATTCCCAATGGCGCGACTATTGAACGTGAAGTGGCATCGCCGTTCACCAAGGGCGACACCATCACCTTCCATCTGTTGCGTCCGGATTTCACCACGGCTCGCCGGGTGGTGGAGGCAGTGAACGGTCATTTGGGCCCGGATATGGCGTACGCCCACGATGCCACCTCTATTTCGGTACGGGCCCCCCGGGATCCATCCCAGCGGGTCAGTTTCTTGTCGATCCTTGAAAACATTAATGTCGATCCCGCGCAGGATGCGGCCAAGGTGGTGATCAACAGCCGCACCGGCACCATCGTGGTTGGCCAGAATGTTCAGGTCAGCCCGGCGGCGGTGACCCACGGCAACCTGACCGTCACCATTCAGGAAAATCCCAACGTGGTTCAGCCTAATCTGCTGGCCCAGGGCGAGACGGCTCTGGAGCAGGATTCCCAAATTGCCATTACCGAAGAGCCCGCGCGGATGTTCAAGTTTGGGCCAGCGGTCACCCTGAACGACATTGTTCAGGCCGTGAACCAGGTAGGTGCGGCACCTGGGGATGTCATGGCGGTGCTGGAAGCCCTCAAACAGGCCGGTGCCCTGCGCGCCGAGCTGATTGTGATCTAG
- the flgJ gene encoding flagellar assembly peptidoglycan hydrolase FlgJ, which translates to MQDYQVQQAQVYTDFNGLNALKSQARTDKQAALEEVARQFESLFLSEMLKSMRKAGDVFAEGNYLNSSQSEFYRDMFDSQLSLTMAKGQGTGLAEALVRQLGEQTPGLASDGGKLAAHKASLADYERSLPALSAKLPEQLDQVTAVAKIAESTAHSLKPSASEALPEQFDSPEHFVRELLPVAERIAGDSGIDPKLMVAQAALETGWGRHMIKGDGNQPSFNLFGIKADSRWQGEAVTITTTEYREGLPLKEQAQFRAYPDYESSFRDYVSFLESNPRYRDVLSVADQPEIFADKLQEAGYATDPNYGEKIRRIMGRDSLMTLSMDSETKE; encoded by the coding sequence ATGCAGGATTATCAGGTTCAACAGGCTCAGGTTTACACCGATTTCAACGGGCTGAATGCGCTGAAATCTCAGGCTCGCACTGACAAGCAGGCGGCCCTGGAAGAGGTGGCGCGTCAGTTCGAGAGCCTGTTCCTGTCGGAAATGCTGAAATCCATGCGCAAGGCCGGCGATGTGTTCGCGGAAGGTAATTACCTGAACAGTAGCCAGTCTGAATTCTACCGGGACATGTTCGACAGCCAGTTGAGCCTGACCATGGCCAAGGGGCAGGGCACCGGACTTGCCGAGGCTCTGGTTCGTCAGCTTGGTGAGCAGACGCCCGGGTTGGCCAGCGATGGCGGCAAACTGGCGGCTCACAAGGCCAGCCTCGCTGATTATGAACGCAGCCTGCCAGCATTGTCGGCGAAATTGCCGGAACAGCTGGACCAGGTTACTGCAGTGGCAAAGATTGCAGAGTCGACAGCACACTCGCTGAAACCGTCGGCATCCGAAGCACTGCCTGAACAGTTCGATTCGCCAGAGCATTTTGTGCGTGAGCTGTTACCGGTGGCGGAACGGATTGCCGGCGATTCAGGAATCGATCCCAAGCTGATGGTGGCCCAGGCGGCCCTGGAAACCGGCTGGGGTCGGCACATGATCAAAGGGGATGGTAATCAGCCAAGTTTCAACCTGTTCGGTATCAAGGCCGACAGTCGGTGGCAGGGCGAAGCGGTAACCATCACCACCACGGAATACCGGGAAGGTTTGCCGCTGAAAGAGCAGGCGCAGTTCCGGGCTTATCCCGACTACGAATCCAGCTTCCGTGATTATGTGTCGTTCCTGGAATCGAATCCGCGCTACCGAGACGTGCTGTCCGTAGCCGATCAGCCGGAGATCTTTGCCGACAAGCTTCAGGAAGCGGGCTACGCGACCGACCCCAATTACGGTGAAAAGATCCGCAGGATCATGGGCCGTGATTCACTGATGACACTGTCCATGGACAGTGAGACTAAGGAGTAA
- the yajC gene encoding preprotein translocase subunit YajC produces the protein MKSIKLLVAGLLAMMPTLALAQDAAAQGMGVMGQVIFFAGFILIFYFLIWRPQSKRAKEHKALMSGLNKGDEVVTSGGVAGKITKVTDDFIVVEIADNVEIKVQKVAVAAALPKGTLKDI, from the coding sequence ATGAAATCTATTAAGTTGCTCGTAGCCGGCCTTCTGGCAATGATGCCCACACTGGCTCTGGCACAGGATGCGGCTGCCCAAGGTATGGGTGTGATGGGTCAGGTTATCTTTTTCGCCGGCTTTATCCTGATTTTCTACTTCCTGATCTGGCGTCCGCAGTCCAAGCGCGCTAAAGAGCACAAGGCACTGATGTCTGGCCTGAACAAGGGTGATGAGGTTGTTACCTCTGGCGGCGTTGCCGGCAAGATCACCAAGGTTACCGACGACTTCATCGTGGTTGAAATTGCCGACAACGTTGAAATCAAGGTGCAGAAAGTGGCTGTTGCGGCAGCACTGCCGAAGGGCACACTGAAGGACATCTGA
- the flgK gene encoding flagellar hook-associated protein FlgK: MAGLLGIGLTGILSHQSALNTTGNNITNANTPGYSRQEVQFETQTGQRTGAGSIGSGVSISNIRRLADEYLVQQVREDSSLSGEQEALNSELTRLDNLLGGESTGLSNALNNFFASLQNAAEDPTSLPQRQLVLSEAQQVVNRFQALNQEFIQQRESVKTQMQQGVKDANTLLKGIAELNLAISESPGLAQGQMPNELMDKRDEKLRQLSELVGIKVSEAEGSQVNVSLSNGLSLVVGNNAAQFGTQESAEDPTRLSFTLSNGGRTVNVDEQINGGKLGGLRRFDNQALKPAFDELGRIAIALSDTMNHQHEIGMDLEGDLGGLFFTDINSPEAQRSRVVANGANQQPQTGQLAVEITDSSALAAGSYSLQFSGDGRSFELIDKATGETVNQGRLPDPVQSEISMPGFNIRIEGGAFNAGDKYLVQPSRNAAESIGLVVNREEDLAFASPIRASAGDQNIGTGEIDQGVMLNVRNPFTNSLLPEFSQQGQLSPPLEVRFRDDAGTLVYDLYDASNGALVQSGDASAVPPVNTFTPGVSNKLFPEDPSDPNYRGFQFQLKGDPAPGDSFVIEYNSNGVSDNRNAERLAALGTANSLNNGSQSFAEGYAGLVEDIGVKTRQSQLDLDAGQTLLEQSTAQRESVSGVNLDEEAGKLIQYQAAYNASAQVMSVAQDLFNTLLQSFR, encoded by the coding sequence ATGGCAGGACTGCTGGGTATTGGCCTTACCGGGATTCTGAGTCATCAGTCGGCTTTGAATACCACGGGCAACAACATCACCAATGCGAACACGCCTGGCTACAGCCGTCAGGAAGTGCAGTTCGAAACCCAGACCGGGCAACGTACGGGCGCCGGGTCTATTGGTAGCGGCGTCAGCATCTCCAATATTCGCCGGCTGGCGGACGAGTACCTGGTTCAGCAGGTTCGCGAAGACAGCAGTCTTTCCGGTGAGCAGGAAGCGCTGAACTCCGAATTGACCCGCCTGGATAATCTCCTGGGCGGCGAGTCCACGGGCTTGAGCAACGCGCTGAACAACTTCTTCGCGTCATTACAGAATGCTGCCGAAGATCCGACGTCCTTGCCGCAGCGTCAGCTAGTGTTGAGTGAAGCGCAGCAGGTTGTGAATCGGTTCCAGGCGCTGAACCAGGAGTTCATTCAACAGCGGGAATCGGTTAAGACCCAAATGCAGCAGGGCGTGAAAGACGCCAACACATTGCTTAAGGGTATTGCTGAGCTGAACTTGGCAATTTCCGAGTCTCCGGGTCTTGCCCAGGGGCAAATGCCCAATGAACTGATGGATAAGCGTGACGAGAAGCTTCGGCAGTTGTCGGAACTCGTTGGTATTAAGGTGTCCGAAGCCGAGGGCAGCCAGGTTAATGTCTCGTTGAGCAACGGCTTGTCCCTGGTGGTGGGTAACAATGCCGCCCAGTTTGGCACCCAGGAGAGTGCAGAGGATCCCACGCGATTGTCTTTCACACTGTCCAACGGCGGGCGGACGGTGAACGTTGACGAGCAGATTAACGGCGGCAAACTTGGCGGTCTGCGTCGTTTCGACAATCAAGCACTCAAGCCCGCTTTTGATGAGTTGGGCCGGATTGCCATTGCACTCTCGGACACGATGAACCATCAGCATGAAATCGGCATGGATCTGGAAGGAGATCTGGGCGGATTATTTTTCACTGATATTAATTCGCCAGAGGCTCAGCGCAGCAGGGTCGTTGCCAATGGCGCAAATCAGCAGCCCCAGACCGGCCAGCTGGCGGTTGAAATTACCGACAGTTCGGCTCTGGCGGCGGGCAGTTATTCGCTCCAGTTTAGTGGTGACGGACGCAGCTTCGAGTTGATCGACAAGGCTACCGGCGAGACCGTCAATCAAGGGCGGTTGCCTGATCCGGTCCAGTCTGAGATTTCCATGCCCGGCTTCAATATCCGCATTGAGGGCGGCGCTTTTAATGCGGGTGACAAGTATCTGGTTCAGCCCAGCAGGAATGCTGCTGAAAGTATCGGGTTAGTGGTAAATCGGGAAGAAGATCTGGCCTTCGCCAGTCCGATTCGGGCATCGGCGGGTGACCAGAATATCGGCACCGGTGAAATTGACCAGGGTGTGATGCTCAATGTCAGGAACCCGTTCACCAATTCACTGTTACCGGAATTCTCCCAGCAGGGGCAGTTGTCACCGCCACTGGAAGTTCGGTTCCGAGACGATGCCGGAACGCTGGTCTATGACCTCTACGATGCATCCAACGGTGCCCTGGTGCAATCAGGCGATGCCAGTGCCGTGCCGCCGGTGAATACCTTTACGCCAGGGGTTTCGAACAAGCTGTTCCCAGAAGATCCCTCTGACCCGAACTATCGCGGTTTTCAGTTCCAGCTGAAGGGCGATCCCGCGCCGGGCGACAGCTTTGTTATTGAGTACAACAGCAACGGTGTCTCCGATAACCGCAATGCTGAGCGTCTGGCTGCACTAGGTACGGCTAACAGCCTGAATAATGGCAGCCAGAGTTTTGCCGAAGGTTATGCCGGGTTGGTTGAGGATATTGGCGTAAAAACCCGTCAGAGCCAGCTCGACCTGGATGCCGGTCAGACTCTTCTTGAGCAATCCACCGCCCAGCGCGAGTCTGTGTCCGGGGTAAATCTCGACGAAGAGGCCGGCAAACTGATTCAGTACCAGGCGGCCTATAACGCCTCGGCGCAGGTAATGTCAGTTGCCCAGGATTTGTTCAATACGCTGTTACAGAGTTTCCGGTAA
- the queA gene encoding tRNA preQ1(34) S-adenosylmethionine ribosyltransferase-isomerase QueA, whose translation MNVSDFDFELPDELIARYPLTERTASRLLCLDGMSGKTVHRHFADLPGLLQPGDLLVFNDTRVIPARLFGKKETGGQVEILVERVTGEHEIIAHVRASKALKEGQRVVLEDGTNLCMASRNEALFTLICESVEPVLEVLERIGHMPLPPYVDRPDESADRERYQTVYAREAGAVAAPTAGLHFDEALLKTIQDLGVETTFVTLHVGAGTFQPVRVDRIEDHVMHSEVVQVPQTTVDAVERTRARGGRVIAVGTTSVRSLESASRGGRLKAFRGETDIFISPGYRFETVDALITNFHLPESTLIMLVSAFAGYKNVMDAYEEAVAERYRFFSYGDAMFITCQEPSRGMLLGPAGTTNDSSSDTNGESL comes from the coding sequence ATGAACGTCTCTGATTTTGACTTTGAATTGCCGGACGAGCTGATCGCCCGATATCCGCTTACTGAGCGCACGGCCTCCCGCCTTCTGTGTCTGGATGGGATGTCAGGCAAAACCGTTCATCGGCACTTTGCGGATCTACCTGGCCTGCTACAGCCCGGCGACTTGCTGGTGTTCAACGATACCCGGGTAATCCCGGCGCGCCTGTTTGGTAAGAAGGAAACCGGTGGCCAGGTGGAGATCCTGGTCGAGCGGGTGACTGGTGAGCATGAAATCATTGCGCACGTGCGTGCCTCCAAGGCGTTAAAAGAAGGCCAGAGGGTCGTTCTTGAGGACGGTACCAACCTGTGCATGGCAAGCCGGAATGAGGCCCTGTTCACCCTGATTTGTGAGTCTGTCGAACCGGTGCTTGAGGTGCTGGAGCGCATTGGCCATATGCCATTGCCGCCGTACGTGGATCGCCCCGACGAGAGCGCGGATCGGGAGCGCTATCAGACGGTTTATGCCCGAGAAGCAGGCGCCGTTGCAGCACCCACTGCGGGCCTGCATTTCGATGAAGCCCTGCTGAAAACGATTCAGGACCTGGGGGTTGAGACGACCTTTGTTACCCTGCATGTGGGCGCTGGCACGTTCCAGCCGGTGCGTGTTGATCGTATCGAAGACCATGTGATGCACAGCGAAGTAGTGCAAGTTCCGCAAACTACGGTAGACGCCGTAGAACGCACCCGTGCACGGGGTGGCCGTGTCATTGCTGTGGGGACCACTTCCGTTCGCTCACTGGAATCCGCGAGCAGGGGAGGCCGACTGAAAGCCTTCCGTGGTGAGACCGACATCTTTATCAGTCCGGGCTACCGTTTTGAGACTGTTGATGCTCTTATCACCAATTTTCATTTGCCGGAATCCACGCTGATCATGCTGGTCAGTGCGTTCGCTGGCTACAAGAATGTTATGGATGCCTACGAAGAGGCGGTGGCCGAACGATACCGCTTCTTCAGTTACGGCGATGCCATGTTCATCACTTGCCAGGAGCCGAGTCGCGGGATGTTGCTCGGACCAGCTGGCACCACAAACGATTCAAGCTCTGATACCAACGGGGAATCACTTTGA
- the tgt gene encoding tRNA guanosine(34) transglycosylase Tgt, with the protein MSFEKLGEDGRARRGRLSFPRGTVETPAFMPVGTYGTVKAMLPRDIHGIGAEIILGNTFHLMLRPGTEVIKAHGDLHDFTQWKGPILTDSGGFQVFSLGEMRKITEEGVTFRSPVDGSPVTLNPEIAIQVQRDLGSDIVMIFDECTPYPATEKEAKDSMELSLRWAERSKKAHEGNPAALFGIVQGGMYEGLRDVSLEGLTDIGFDGYAIGGLSVGEPKEDMIRILDHLPPKMPEDKPRYLMGVGRPEDIVEAVRRGVDMFDCVMPTRNARNGYLFTSTGIVKIRNARHRHDTAPLDERCDCYTCQNFSRSYLYHLDKCGEMLGSQLNTIHNLRFYQNLMAGLRGAIEAGTLSDFVTDFYALRGETVPPMGSA; encoded by the coding sequence ATGTCATTTGAAAAACTCGGGGAAGACGGTCGCGCGCGTCGCGGACGGCTGAGCTTTCCCCGGGGCACTGTCGAAACCCCTGCGTTCATGCCCGTCGGTACCTATGGCACCGTCAAGGCGATGCTACCCCGTGATATTCACGGTATCGGGGCAGAGATCATTCTCGGCAATACCTTCCATCTCATGCTGCGTCCGGGCACTGAAGTGATCAAAGCCCATGGCGATCTGCATGATTTCACCCAGTGGAAAGGCCCGATTCTTACCGACTCCGGTGGCTTTCAGGTTTTCAGTCTGGGTGAGATGCGAAAGATCACCGAAGAGGGTGTAACATTCCGCTCTCCGGTCGATGGCTCGCCGGTAACACTGAACCCGGAAATCGCTATTCAGGTGCAGCGTGACCTCGGTTCCGACATCGTCATGATTTTTGACGAATGCACGCCGTATCCGGCAACCGAGAAGGAGGCTAAAGACTCCATGGAACTGTCGCTCCGTTGGGCAGAGCGCAGCAAAAAGGCGCACGAGGGCAATCCGGCGGCTTTGTTTGGAATTGTTCAGGGTGGCATGTACGAAGGTCTGCGGGACGTGTCGCTTGAGGGCCTGACCGACATCGGTTTCGATGGCTATGCCATTGGCGGGCTGTCCGTGGGTGAGCCCAAAGAAGACATGATTCGCATTCTGGATCACCTACCGCCCAAGATGCCGGAAGACAAGCCGCGCTACCTGATGGGGGTAGGGCGTCCGGAGGACATCGTCGAAGCGGTTCGCCGCGGCGTGGACATGTTCGATTGTGTCATGCCAACCCGGAATGCGCGTAATGGCTATTTGTTTACCTCAACCGGCATTGTGAAAATCCGGAACGCACGGCACCGTCACGATACCGCTCCGCTGGACGAGCGTTGTGACTGTTATACGTGTCAGAATTTTTCGAGGAGTTACCTGTATCATCTCGATAAATGTGGAGAAATGCTTGGTTCACAGCTCAACACTATCCACAACCTGAGGTTCTACCAGAACCTGATGGCTGGATTGCGTGGCGCCATTGAAGCAGGTACATTGTCCGACTTTGTAACCGACTTCTATGCTCTGCGCGGCGAGACAGTGCCGCCGATGGGCAGTGCCTGA